One Lysinibacillus sp. OF-1 DNA segment encodes these proteins:
- the ybeY gene encoding rRNA maturation RNase YbeY: MILTIDFTDETNEVATPHTELVEKLLQHAASIENIEPETEVSVTFVTNETIQDINREYRGKDQPTDVISFALEELGEGEIEVTFEGMPRVLGDIIISTDRAKEQAEEYNHSFERELGFLAVHGFLHLLGYDHMEPEEEKKMFTKQDEILQTFGLGRD, encoded by the coding sequence ATGATTTTAACAATTGATTTTACAGATGAAACAAATGAAGTGGCTACACCACATACAGAGCTTGTTGAAAAGCTTTTACAGCATGCAGCGAGTATTGAAAATATTGAGCCAGAAACTGAGGTTTCAGTGACGTTTGTAACGAATGAGACGATTCAAGATATTAACCGTGAGTATCGTGGCAAGGATCAGCCTACAGATGTCATTTCCTTTGCGTTAGAGGAGCTAGGGGAAGGGGAAATCGAGGTAACTTTTGAAGGAATGCCACGTGTACTAGGTGATATTATCATTTCTACAGACCGTGCCAAAGAGCAGGCTGAGGAATACAATCATTCCTTTGAACGAGAATTAGGTTTTTTAGCTGTACATGGCTTTTTACATTTGCTTGGTTATGACCATATGGAGCCAGAAGAAGAGAAAAAAATGTTTACAAAGCAAGATGAAATTTTACAAACTTTCGGCTTAGGGCGAGACTAA
- a CDS encoding spore coat protein CotJB, translating into MTKKMPPEFYKQLEEIQAIDFVIVELNLYLDTHPHDYDAIQQFNENTEKSMKLKVDFEQKYGPLMNFGRSYSNYPFNWIDTPWPWQV; encoded by the coding sequence ATGACTAAAAAGATGCCGCCTGAATTTTATAAGCAATTAGAAGAAATACAGGCAATTGATTTCGTCATTGTGGAATTAAACCTCTATTTAGACACCCATCCACACGATTATGATGCCATCCAGCAATTTAATGAAAATACAGAGAAAAGCATGAAGCTTAAAGTTGATTTCGAACAGAAATATGGACCGCTCATGAATTTTGGAAGAAGCTATTCGAATTACCCGTTTAATTGGATTGATACGCCGTGGCCATGGCAGGTCTAA
- the rpsU gene encoding 30S ribosomal protein S21 yields the protein MSKTVVRKNESLEDALRRFKRTVSKSGTIQEVRKREFYEKPSVKRKKKSEAARKRKW from the coding sequence ATGTCAAAAACTGTCGTTCGCAAAAACGAATCGCTTGAAGATGCTCTTCGCCGCTTCAAACGTACTGTATCAAAAAGTGGTACAATTCAAGAAGTTAGAAAGCGCGAGTTCTACGAAAAACCTAGCGTAAAACGTAAAAAGAAATCAGAAGCTGCACGTAAACGTAAGTGGTAA
- a CDS encoding PhoH family protein: MSEQLTVLQVDNPNEAVMLLGISDANMKLVEEALNVHIITRGEQIQLAGEENAKEQATLLLHALLKVIRKGINIDQRDVTTAIEMIQKGTIEYFAELYDEEIARTTKGKPIRAKTIGQREYIQAIRHKDVVFGIGPAGTGKTYLAVVMATQALKNGHVKRIILTRPAVEAGESLGFLPGDLKEKVDPYLRPLYDALNDIYGAEQTQRLIERGTIEIAPLAYMRGRTLDDAFVILDEAQNTTHQQMKMFLTRLGFGSKMVITGDKTQIDLPKNTESGLIVAERTLKYVKSIHFQVLEQGDVVRHPIVAKIIQAYEEQQL, from the coding sequence ATGTCAGAACAGTTAACTGTATTACAGGTGGATAATCCAAACGAAGCGGTTATGCTACTCGGTATTTCAGATGCAAATATGAAATTAGTCGAAGAAGCACTAAATGTTCATATCATTACGCGCGGTGAGCAAATTCAGCTGGCTGGTGAAGAAAATGCTAAGGAGCAGGCAACCTTACTTCTGCATGCACTATTGAAGGTCATTCGCAAAGGAATTAATATTGATCAACGGGATGTTACAACAGCGATTGAAATGATACAAAAAGGCACGATTGAATATTTTGCAGAACTTTATGATGAAGAAATAGCACGCACGACGAAAGGCAAGCCAATCCGTGCAAAAACAATTGGTCAACGAGAATACATACAAGCAATCCGTCATAAAGACGTTGTTTTTGGTATTGGTCCAGCCGGTACTGGGAAAACGTATTTAGCGGTAGTCATGGCAACACAGGCACTTAAAAATGGGCATGTAAAGCGAATTATTTTAACTCGCCCTGCTGTTGAAGCAGGAGAGTCTCTAGGATTTCTGCCAGGAGATTTAAAGGAAAAGGTAGATCCTTATCTTAGACCTCTCTACGACGCTTTAAACGACATTTACGGGGCTGAACAAACACAAAGACTGATTGAACGCGGAACAATAGAAATCGCGCCATTAGCTTATATGCGTGGTCGTACATTAGATGATGCCTTTGTTATTTTGGATGAGGCTCAAAATACAACACATCAGCAAATGAAAATGTTTTTAACACGTCTAGGCTTCGGTTCTAAAATGGTCATTACAGGTGATAAAACGCAAATTGACCTACCTAAAAATACGGAATCTGGCTTGATTGTAGCAGAGCGTACATTAAAATATGTAAAATCCATACATTTCCAAGTATTAGAACAAGGCGATGTCGTACGCCACCCAATCGTAGCCAAAATCATCCAAGCCTACGAAGAACAGCAACTTTAG
- a CDS encoding sporulation protein YqfD yields the protein MWNNRPIIIRIKRHENVHPFIQALHAQHVPLKRVVFREQEVSFETTMHYLPKIRRARRQFRLKMAVFYADELQVFRAQLWTLLGLTLMIVIPIICAQVIWRVDIEAATPELEQRLGKTFQETFQLETPLSKKSLPSNTIIRQKLLEQHRELSWVHIDKHGGRVILRPQESPKQTEQSNDKLASHLVATKSGVITHFNIQNGERKISINDTAYEGDVLVSGVIESGTDQVYVGAKGEVFADYWLECSFKIPTTITMETVQQKQWRVLLKGIHKEKVDYVQKKDLPNWLDPYVSIVEEQQTNTMQVELDESKIESLLIPLLHEKVLRSLPAKTMIKKENLLQAKWGNGTVEGKVLFLVNENIASPIQGLQGE from the coding sequence ATGTGGAATAATCGGCCTATCATTATACGTATAAAGCGCCATGAAAATGTTCATCCTTTTATTCAAGCATTGCACGCCCAGCATGTTCCGTTAAAGCGTGTAGTCTTTCGTGAGCAAGAAGTTTCCTTTGAAACAACTATGCATTACTTACCAAAAATTCGCCGTGCTCGAAGACAGTTTCGTTTGAAAATGGCTGTTTTTTATGCAGATGAGCTGCAAGTTTTCCGAGCACAGCTTTGGACTTTGCTTGGCTTAACCTTGATGATTGTCATTCCTATTATCTGCGCACAAGTCATTTGGCGAGTGGACATTGAGGCAGCGACACCCGAACTGGAGCAGCGGCTAGGCAAAACCTTTCAAGAGACCTTTCAACTAGAAACACCGCTCTCTAAAAAAAGTTTACCTTCCAATACCATCATACGTCAAAAGCTGTTAGAGCAACATCGAGAGCTATCATGGGTGCATATTGATAAACATGGCGGACGAGTAATACTGAGACCTCAGGAATCACCGAAGCAAACAGAGCAATCGAATGACAAATTAGCTTCGCATTTAGTCGCAACGAAAAGTGGTGTCATTACTCATTTTAATATACAAAATGGTGAACGGAAGATTTCAATAAATGATACAGCCTATGAGGGAGACGTCCTTGTGAGTGGTGTTATTGAAAGTGGTACAGATCAAGTTTATGTTGGGGCTAAGGGAGAGGTATTTGCAGACTATTGGCTTGAATGCTCGTTCAAAATCCCAACAACGATTACAATGGAAACTGTGCAGCAAAAGCAGTGGCGAGTATTGCTAAAGGGGATACACAAAGAAAAAGTAGATTATGTACAAAAGAAGGATTTACCGAATTGGTTAGACCCCTATGTTTCGATTGTAGAGGAACAACAGACAAATACGATGCAAGTGGAGCTTGATGAATCGAAAATAGAGTCATTGCTAATCCCTCTACTGCATGAAAAAGTGTTACGTTCGTTACCTGCAAAAACAATGATCAAGAAAGAAAACCTTTTACAGGCAAAGTGGGGGAATGGTACAGTTGAAGGGAAAGTTCTATTTTTAGTCAATGAAAACATTGCAAGTCCAATACAAGGCCTACAAGGAGAATGA
- a CDS encoding spore coat associated protein CotJA → MFTQYKAWRPYISPFDPCKPIEVKYFATPPQLYMGFQPPGLPQFPTPREALMAGTLWPQLFSPYPFPLKRRGEA, encoded by the coding sequence ATGTTTACACAGTATAAGGCTTGGAGACCGTATATTAGCCCTTTTGATCCTTGTAAGCCTATCGAAGTAAAATACTTTGCTACACCACCACAATTATATATGGGTTTTCAACCACCTGGACTACCACAATTCCCAACCCCACGAGAAGCTCTAATGGCAGGAACACTTTGGCCACAGTTATTTAGCCCGTATCCATTTCCCCTAAAAAGGAGGGGTGAAGCATGA
- a CDS encoding diacylglycerol kinase family protein has product MDLRKYLRSFGYALEGIITASKEQNLKSHIISAIIVIMAGYWTGLSRMEWYIVLLLIALMFALEMINTAIERAVDLASPEIHPLAKQAKDIAAGAVLVFALFSAIIGLLIFLPKWF; this is encoded by the coding sequence ATGGATTTGCGCAAATACTTGCGATCTTTTGGCTATGCATTGGAAGGCATTATCACAGCAAGTAAAGAACAAAATTTAAAATCACATATAATTAGTGCAATCATTGTTATAATGGCTGGTTATTGGACAGGTTTATCTCGTATGGAATGGTATATTGTGCTACTATTAATAGCACTAATGTTTGCGCTGGAAATGATCAATACAGCTATCGAACGGGCGGTTGATTTAGCTTCCCCAGAGATACATCCACTTGCTAAGCAGGCGAAAGATATTGCGGCAGGTGCAGTGCTTGTATTTGCGCTATTCAGTGCTATAATCGGATTACTCATCTTTCTGCCAAAATGGTTTTAA
- a CDS encoding HD family phosphohydrolase, whose amino-acid sequence MEKQLRKFTELIGFRYFIIIILILTGGLQFAFMYGNVKGVTYDFKPLQLAPETVRSTKTIEDTYKTQLEREKAANAVDSVYQFSEDVAKQRAAIVTSLFDYVLEVKKDVANSKEPIPIADQVAQLRKKFESIDEDQMPLIFTDSQLEGLLVQSDEDLNRTSTQLSKFVEDYLQKSIRPENVFVAQNDFETKIRGQRGYPDKIFNTVVLIGRTSIIENETINEDQTKIRKEQAKESVEPTRILQGQIIVQEGQIIDNEAYRQLELLGMVSNKASLKPIAGLIILTLLQMMFMYILFERWDADERKKRNALLVTVIVYTLSILLMKFISLVSGGFDVTIAFLFPTALATMLVRLLADERAAVLITVMTAASAGVIFQEGYSSVMQMEITLYIIFGGLASLFFLRSVEKRSHILHAVGVISLVNMAFIAFYLLMTQSSYGLPELVFYLIAAMLSALLSGALTMGLLPFFESAFSLLSSLRLIELSNPNHPLLKKLLMEAPGTYHHSVMVANLAEAACEEIGADGLLARVGCYYHDIGKTKRPAFFIENQMSGINPHDSLPPETSAEIIIAHTTDGADMLKRYKMPQEIIDIALQHHGTSLLKFFLFKAKEQGKSIDEAKLRYPGPKPQTKEAAVISVADSVEAAVRSMKEPNAEKIHKLVRAIIDDRVQDNQFDECDISIKELKCIERVLCETLNGIFHSRIEYPKADK is encoded by the coding sequence ATGGAGAAACAACTTCGAAAATTTACAGAGCTTATCGGTTTTCGCTACTTTATTATCATCATTCTCATTTTAACAGGCGGCCTACAGTTTGCGTTTATGTATGGCAATGTTAAGGGAGTTACATATGATTTCAAACCACTACAGCTTGCGCCTGAAACCGTACGATCTACCAAAACGATTGAAGACACTTATAAGACGCAGCTAGAGCGGGAAAAAGCCGCCAATGCAGTGGATTCAGTCTATCAATTTTCGGAGGATGTCGCCAAGCAAAGAGCAGCGATTGTAACATCATTGTTTGATTATGTACTAGAAGTGAAAAAGGATGTTGCAAACAGTAAGGAACCTATACCTATTGCCGATCAAGTTGCACAGCTTCGCAAAAAATTCGAATCAATAGATGAAGACCAGATGCCATTAATCTTTACAGATTCACAGTTGGAAGGTCTGTTAGTGCAAAGTGATGAAGATTTAAACAGAACTAGTACGCAATTATCCAAATTTGTAGAGGACTATTTACAAAAGTCTATCCGACCTGAAAATGTCTTTGTTGCTCAAAATGATTTTGAGACAAAGATTCGAGGGCAACGAGGGTATCCTGATAAAATATTCAATACAGTCGTGTTAATAGGGCGTACAAGTATTATTGAAAATGAAACAATTAACGAAGACCAAACGAAAATTCGCAAAGAGCAGGCGAAGGAAAGCGTCGAGCCGACACGAATCTTACAAGGACAAATCATTGTGCAGGAAGGTCAAATTATTGATAATGAGGCTTACCGACAATTAGAGCTATTGGGTATGGTAAGTAATAAAGCATCCTTGAAGCCAATTGCTGGACTTATTATTTTAACGCTACTGCAAATGATGTTTATGTATATTTTATTTGAGCGTTGGGATGCTGACGAACGAAAAAAACGCAATGCCTTATTAGTGACAGTGATTGTTTATACGTTGTCAATCCTGCTCATGAAATTTATTAGCTTAGTGTCTGGTGGCTTTGATGTAACGATTGCCTTTCTGTTCCCGACGGCATTAGCTACAATGCTTGTACGATTATTAGCGGATGAACGAGCAGCTGTGCTCATTACCGTTATGACCGCAGCCTCAGCAGGTGTTATTTTTCAAGAAGGCTATTCATCTGTTATGCAAATGGAAATTACGTTGTATATTATTTTTGGAGGGCTTGCAAGCCTGTTCTTTTTGCGCAGTGTGGAAAAACGCTCACATATTTTACATGCAGTTGGTGTGATTTCCCTTGTCAACATGGCATTTATCGCCTTTTATTTACTCATGACACAATCATCCTACGGCTTGCCAGAATTAGTGTTTTACTTGATTGCAGCTATGTTATCTGCCTTGCTTTCAGGGGCATTAACAATGGGACTTTTACCATTCTTTGAGTCAGCATTTAGCTTATTATCGTCGCTGCGTTTAATTGAGCTATCCAATCCTAATCATCCTTTATTAAAAAAATTACTAATGGAAGCACCAGGGACATATCATCATAGTGTAATGGTAGCGAATTTAGCAGAAGCTGCCTGTGAAGAAATTGGTGCAGATGGTTTACTAGCGCGTGTTGGTTGTTATTATCATGATATAGGTAAAACAAAGCGTCCTGCCTTTTTCATTGAAAATCAAATGTCAGGTATTAATCCGCATGATTCTTTACCGCCTGAGACAAGTGCAGAAATTATTATCGCCCATACAACAGATGGAGCCGACATGTTAAAACGCTATAAAATGCCGCAAGAAATTATCGATATCGCTTTACAACATCATGGTACAAGTTTATTAAAGTTCTTCTTGTTTAAAGCGAAGGAACAAGGAAAAAGCATTGATGAGGCAAAGCTCCGTTATCCAGGTCCAAAACCACAAACTAAGGAAGCAGCGGTTATTAGTGTTGCTGACAGTGTTGAGGCAGCAGTTCGTTCAATGAAAGAGCCGAATGCTGAAAAAATTCATAAGCTAGTACGAGCGATCATTGATGATCGTGTACAGGATAATCAGTTTGATGAATGCGATATTTCGATAAAAGAGTTAAAATGTATAGAGAGAGTTCTTTGTGAAACGTTGAATGGTATTTTCCACTCACGTATTGAATATCCAAAGGCAGATAAGTAG
- a CDS encoding manganese catalase family protein has translation MWYYEKKLQYPVKVSTCNPMLAKFLIEQYGGADGELAAALRYMNQRYTIPDKVVGLLTDIATEEFSHLEMIATMIYKLTKDATPEMLKEAGLGDHYVNHDRALFYQNASGVPFTASYIQAKGDPIADLYEDIAAEEKARATYQWIIDLSDDTDLNDSLKFLREREIVHSQRFREAVEILKDDRDQKKVF, from the coding sequence TTGTGGTATTACGAAAAAAAGCTCCAGTATCCGGTAAAAGTTAGTACATGCAATCCAATGCTTGCTAAGTTTTTAATTGAGCAATATGGAGGAGCAGATGGGGAACTGGCAGCAGCCCTTCGCTATATGAATCAGCGCTATACCATACCAGACAAAGTGGTAGGGCTCTTAACTGATATAGCAACGGAGGAATTTTCACATTTAGAAATGATTGCCACGATGATCTATAAGCTAACAAAAGATGCGACACCTGAAATGCTCAAGGAGGCTGGTCTAGGCGACCATTATGTAAATCATGATCGTGCTTTATTTTATCAGAATGCTTCAGGGGTACCATTTACAGCATCCTATATTCAGGCTAAGGGTGATCCTATTGCAGATTTGTATGAGGATATAGCTGCTGAGGAAAAGGCGCGTGCCACCTATCAATGGATTATTGATTTATCAGATGACACAGATTTAAATGATAGCTTAAAGTTTTTACGTGAACGGGAAATTGTCCATTCCCAGCGTTTTAGAGAGGCTGTTGAAATTTTAAAAGATGATAGAGATCAGAAGAAAGTTTTCTAA
- a CDS encoding NfeD family protein, translated as MRRRRILSYLLVIWMTFLLAFPLTSAFASSKVYHVPIHNEVERGLHAFLERAFKEAEENYAEAIILDIHTPGGFVNAASDIAMLMDATEIRTIAYINKDAHSAGAFLALHADEIYMVPNGTIGAAAVIDSAGNAADLKANSAWLAQMQAAAETSGRDPKYALAMADTNYELPEYRAGGKNLLTLSASEALEVRYSEGTVKNFQELLAKTNLKGSDIIPIEPTFSEKLARFITNPIIVPILLSIASLGLVMELYSPGFGVPGIMGLSALGLFFFGHMVAGFAGYETLLLFIVGLALVIAEFFVPGGIVGILGGVLILLSLILAGANMMQMIVAILIALVIAMIGMVILMKFFGKKMHVLNRLVLMDATTTEEGYVSNVNRTELLGKIGKTLTPLRPSGTMVLGSERIDIVSEGGYIDANQHVEIIKVEGSRIVVRQTDKEMEE; from the coding sequence ATGCGAAGACGGAGAATCCTCAGCTATTTACTAGTAATATGGATGACTTTTTTGTTAGCGTTTCCATTAACGTCAGCTTTTGCAAGTAGTAAGGTCTACCATGTTCCAATTCATAATGAAGTAGAGCGAGGGCTTCATGCATTTTTAGAACGAGCTTTTAAAGAGGCTGAAGAAAACTATGCAGAGGCGATTATCTTAGATATACATACGCCTGGCGGATTTGTGAATGCTGCAAGTGATATCGCCATGCTTATGGATGCAACGGAGATACGTACAATTGCTTATATTAATAAGGATGCGCATTCAGCTGGTGCTTTTTTAGCCTTACATGCGGATGAGATTTACATGGTGCCGAATGGAACAATCGGTGCAGCAGCGGTCATTGATTCAGCAGGTAATGCAGCAGATTTAAAAGCTAATAGTGCCTGGCTTGCTCAAATGCAGGCAGCGGCAGAAACATCAGGTCGCGATCCTAAGTATGCATTAGCAATGGCAGATACCAACTATGAACTACCAGAATACCGTGCTGGCGGAAAGAATTTGTTAACCTTATCTGCTTCGGAGGCATTGGAGGTTCGCTATTCTGAAGGAACGGTTAAAAATTTTCAGGAGCTTTTAGCGAAAACAAACCTTAAGGGTAGTGATATTATTCCCATCGAACCAACATTTTCTGAAAAATTGGCTCGTTTTATTACAAATCCAATCATTGTACCCATTTTATTGTCTATCGCAAGTTTAGGGCTGGTAATGGAGCTATATTCGCCAGGATTTGGCGTTCCGGGTATAATGGGGCTATCAGCTCTTGGTTTATTTTTCTTTGGACATATGGTTGCAGGCTTCGCTGGTTATGAAACATTATTGTTATTTATAGTTGGTTTAGCTCTTGTAATTGCAGAGTTTTTTGTCCCCGGAGGAATTGTGGGAATTTTAGGTGGCGTGCTCATATTACTAAGTCTGATACTGGCAGGTGCAAATATGATGCAAATGATAGTAGCAATTCTCATTGCGCTTGTGATAGCGATGATAGGAATGGTGATTCTGATGAAATTTTTCGGAAAAAAAATGCATGTCTTAAACAGGCTCGTGTTAATGGATGCAACTACGACAGAAGAAGGGTATGTGTCCAATGTCAATCGCACAGAACTGTTAGGAAAAATTGGGAAAACGCTTACACCACTACGTCCATCAGGTACAATGGTACTTGGTAGTGAACGCATTGATATTGTATCAGAAGGTGGCTATATCGATGCCAATCAACATGTAGAAATTATTAAAGTTGAAGGCTCACGTATTGTTGTGAGACAAACAGATAAAGAGATGGAGGAATAG
- the floA gene encoding flotillin-like protein FloA (flotillin-like protein involved in membrane lipid rafts) gives MGFDLALIGPIAGLVILFIVLAVFFTFVPVALWISALAAGVRVSIFTLIGMRLRRVIPSRIVNPLIKAHKAGLPVTINQLESHYLAGGNVDRVVNALIAAHRANIELSFERCAAIDLAGRDVLEAVQMSVNPKVIETPFISGVAMNGIEVKAKARITVRANIERLVGGAGEETVIARVGEGIVSTIGSAVHHTEVLENPDMISQTVLSKGLDSGTAFEILSIDIADVDIGKNIGAELQIEQAQADKNIAQAKAEERRAMAVANEQEMIARVQEMKAKVVEAEAEVPQAMAEALRSGNLGIMDYMNYRNIQADTAMRDSISKVSTDKPDTNDPNA, from the coding sequence ATGGGTTTTGATTTAGCTTTAATTGGTCCAATTGCTGGACTGGTTATTTTATTCATTGTTCTTGCGGTATTCTTTACCTTTGTACCGGTAGCACTGTGGATTTCTGCATTAGCAGCAGGCGTTCGTGTTAGTATTTTCACATTAATTGGGATGCGTTTACGTCGAGTTATCCCTTCTCGAATTGTCAATCCGTTGATTAAAGCACATAAAGCAGGTTTACCTGTTACGATTAATCAGTTAGAGAGTCACTATTTAGCAGGTGGTAATGTTGACCGTGTTGTCAATGCATTAATTGCAGCTCACCGTGCCAATATTGAACTATCTTTTGAACGTTGTGCAGCGATTGATTTAGCTGGTCGAGATGTATTAGAAGCGGTTCAAATGTCTGTTAATCCAAAAGTTATTGAAACACCATTTATTTCAGGTGTAGCAATGAACGGGATTGAAGTTAAAGCAAAGGCACGTATTACAGTGCGTGCAAATATCGAGCGTTTAGTCGGTGGTGCTGGTGAAGAAACAGTTATTGCCCGTGTTGGTGAAGGGATTGTTTCGACAATCGGTTCGGCTGTGCACCATACAGAAGTATTAGAAAATCCTGATATGATTTCACAAACAGTATTATCAAAAGGTTTGGACTCAGGAACAGCCTTTGAAATCTTATCCATTGATATTGCCGACGTAGATATCGGTAAAAACATCGGTGCAGAATTACAGATTGAACAAGCACAGGCGGATAAAAACATTGCTCAGGCAAAAGCTGAAGAACGCCGTGCAATGGCTGTAGCGAATGAGCAGGAAATGATTGCCCGTGTTCAAGAAATGAAGGCGAAAGTAGTAGAGGCTGAAGCAGAAGTACCACAGGCTATGGCTGAAGCATTACGTTCTGGTAATCTTGGCATTATGGATTACATGAATTATCGTAACATTCAAGCGGATACGGCGATGCGCGACTCGATTTCAAAAGTAAGCACTGATAAGCCAGACACGAATGATCCAAATGCTTAA
- a CDS encoding cytidine deaminase — protein MTVDMQGLLEESKKAREKAYVPYSKFKVGAALLTKEGEVIHGCNIENAGYSMTNCAERTAFFKAVSEGIYEFEAIAIVADTDGPCAPCGACRQVMMEFCAPTMPVYLTNLKGDVTVTSVGELLPFAFTTEDLENAGN, from the coding sequence ATGACAGTGGATATGCAAGGATTATTAGAGGAATCAAAAAAAGCACGTGAAAAAGCCTATGTTCCATACTCGAAATTTAAAGTAGGTGCAGCTCTTTTAACAAAAGAGGGAGAGGTCATTCACGGCTGCAATATTGAAAATGCAGGCTATAGTATGACGAATTGTGCGGAGCGTACAGCGTTCTTTAAAGCTGTATCAGAGGGCATTTATGAATTCGAAGCCATTGCCATTGTTGCTGATACGGACGGGCCATGCGCACCGTGTGGAGCATGTCGTCAGGTAATGATGGAGTTTTGTGCGCCAACTATGCCTGTTTATTTAACGAACTTAAAAGGTGATGTGACGGTAACGTCGGTAGGCGAATTACTACCGTTTGCATTTACGACGGAGGATTTAGAGAATGCAGGAAACTAA
- the era gene encoding GTPase Era encodes MQETNNGYKSGFISIIGRPNVGKSTFLNRVIGQKIAIMSDKPQTTRNKVQGVLTTDDSQMVFIDTPGIHKPKHKLGDFMLKVSKNTLREVDVIMFMVNAEQKLGKGDEFILELLAGNPTPVFLVINKIDAIHPDELIGIIENYKERYNFAEIVPISALQGNNVENLLATLAKYLPEGPQYYPADQVTDHPERFIISELIREKVLHLTREEIPHSIAVVIDKIRRDEENADKIHVAATIIVERDSQKGIVIGKRGALLKEVGTRARKDIEMLLGSKVYLELWVKVQKDWRNKSTHLRDFGFRDDEY; translated from the coding sequence ATGCAGGAAACTAACAATGGCTACAAGTCAGGCTTTATCTCCATTATTGGTCGTCCAAATGTAGGAAAATCGACATTTTTAAATCGTGTCATTGGCCAAAAAATTGCGATCATGAGTGATAAGCCACAAACAACACGAAATAAAGTACAAGGTGTACTGACAACAGATGATAGCCAAATGGTTTTTATTGATACACCAGGTATTCACAAACCAAAACATAAACTAGGCGATTTCATGCTGAAAGTTTCTAAAAATACATTGCGTGAAGTGGATGTTATTATGTTTATGGTCAATGCTGAGCAAAAACTTGGTAAAGGCGATGAATTCATTTTAGAATTGTTGGCGGGGAATCCGACGCCTGTCTTTTTGGTCATCAATAAAATTGATGCCATTCATCCAGACGAATTAATAGGGATTATTGAGAACTATAAAGAGCGCTATAATTTTGCAGAAATTGTACCGATTTCAGCACTACAAGGGAATAATGTAGAAAATTTATTAGCGACGTTAGCAAAATATTTACCAGAAGGACCACAATATTACCCAGCAGATCAAGTGACGGATCATCCTGAGCGATTTATCATCTCAGAGCTGATACGCGAAAAAGTTTTACATTTAACACGTGAAGAAATTCCCCACTCGATTGCAGTGGTGATTGATAAAATTCGCCGTGATGAAGAAAATGCTGACAAAATTCATGTGGCCGCGACGATTATTGTGGAGCGCGATTCTCAAAAAGGCATTGTCATTGGGAAACGTGGAGCCTTGCTGAAAGAAGTAGGGACACGTGCACGAAAGGATATTGAAATGCTGTTAGGCTCAAAAGTCTATTTAGAGCTATGGGTTAAGGTACAAAAAGATTGGCGTAATAAATCTACACATTTACGCGATTTTGGATTCCGTGATGATGAATATTAA